From one Bradysia coprophila strain Holo2 unplaced genomic scaffold, BU_Bcop_v1 contig_391, whole genome shotgun sequence genomic stretch:
- the LOC119082184 gene encoding 40S ribosomal protein S17 gives MGRVRTKTIKKAAKVIIEKYYTRLTMDFHTNKRICEEVAIIPTKSLRNKIAGYVTHLMGRLRHSQVRGISIKLQEEERERRDNYVPAVSALEQDIIEVDPHTKDMLKMLDFNSINGIQLTQLTTPNYRRN, from the exons ATG GGTCGAGTTAGAACgaaaaccatcaaaaaggcCGCTAAGGTCATCATTGAGAAGTATTACACCCGATTGACCATGGATTTCCACACAAACAAGAGAATTTGTGAAGAAGTCGCAATTATTCCAACCAAGTCGTTGAGAAATAAAATTGCTGG ctACGTCACACATTTGATGGGTCGATTGCGCCATTCCCAAGTCCGTGGCATTTCCATCAAATTGCAAGAAGAAGAGCGTGAACGCAGAGATAATTACGTTCCAGCTGTGTCGGCTCTTGAACAAGACATTATTGAGGTTGATCCACATACAAAGGATATGTTGAAGATGCTCGATTTCAACAGCATTAATGGAATTCAACTTACGCAATTAACCACACCAAATTACCGACGTAATTGA